In Herpetosiphonaceae bacterium, the genomic stretch GCGGCAGACCGGCAAAGGTCGCCTCACGATTATGCGCCATCGTCACCTGCTGCATGATCGTGCCGCCGAGCCAGGCCACGCCCAGCCCGATCAAGGCGCCAAAGGTCGGCGCGCTATACGCCGTCAGCAGGCCGCCCAGCAGCAGCAGCAGCAGACCGGCAAAGAGCAGGCCGAATGCCCGCGTCGCGCGGCCCAGCGTCCAGGCCAGGCCACCGGCTGTCACCGCGCCGCTCAGCAGCAGGATCGGCCCGAAGAAACCGGCCAGGCCGCCTGTTGTAAAGCGCGTCGTGAGCGGCTGCCCGCTCAGCGTGCTCCAGACGAACGTCAGCGGCTCCTGCGCGGGGAGCATCATCTGGCCGCCAACGGCCAGGCCAAGCGCCACCACAATCGCGCCGAGAGCAACCATGCCCTGCACGAACGCGCGGACACGATCGTTGAGCGCCCAGACCAGCAGGGCGGCAGCCAGAAGCACCAGCAGCGGACTTAGCGGATACAGGGCCACAGCTCAATCCTCAGCACATGTCGTACACGCGGCGACCGACGCGATAATGATCGCGGCGTTCTCCACAAGCTGGCCCGCCAGCAGCGCCCGCCAGACCAGCCGATGCGGCATGCCGCTCGTCTCGATGCGAATCGTGGACAGTTGCGTGCCGTTGCTCTCGATTGCATAGCGCAGCGGGCTGGCCGGGGACTCTACGGCGGCGGTGCCGCTTCCCGGCGGCAGCGACTCCAGCGCCTGTCCCTGCCACTCACCCTCAGGCAGGGCTTCGAGCATCCGCAGCACGAGCTGCAAGCTATCGTAGGCCTCAAGCAGCAGCACCATCACCCGCGCGTAGGTATCGCCGCCGGTCTGCATCACCTGCGCGGGCTTGAAATCGGCGTACGCGGCGTAGGGCTGGTCCAGCCGCAGGTCGCGGGCGATGCCTGAGGCACGACCGGCAGGCCCGGCCAGACCAAAGGTTTCAGCCGCCGCCAGTTGCAGGCTGCCCACTCCGACGACGCGCCGGGTAAACGCCCGGCGGCGAATCGTGCGGTCGATCAGGCGATAGAGCACGTCGGAGGGACGCTTGAGTAGGCGCTGCATGGCTGCGCGCTCCTCGTTGGTCAGATCGACCTGCACGCCGCCGGGCCGCGCGAAATCGATCACCAGCCGATGGCCCGTAAGCCGCTGCATCGCAGCCAGCACCCACTCACGCAGCGCAGCGAGCTGCCGCTGAATCTGCGAGAGTCCGACGAGTTCAAAAACGATTGCGGCTTGCTGAAGGTGGGATGCGGCGCGCTCTAGCTCGGCGGCCACGGTGCGCAACATCTGGGCGCGCGGCGGCACGTCCAGACCAGCCAGCGACTCAAGCGCCATGGTCCAGGCCAGCGCGTGATGGTGGGAGTGAACGCCGCAGATGCGATTAATCAGCGGGTAGCTGCGAGCAAGATCAGCGCGACGGATACGATCGATCGTCGAGCGGTCGCTGTAGCCGTCGCGGTGCTCAATATCCTGAATGAAGTCGCCCTCGGCCCGCAGCACAAAGCGCTGCGGCGTGCGGAGCGCGACATGAAATGGTCCGAGTGGGAGCAGATAGCTCAAATCACATCTCCAATCGGGCCGCGATTATACCACGCCGCCGCGCCAATAGCGAATATCCGCAACCGTCACCGATCTGGAAGCGGGGCGGGCTTTACAGATCGACGGCAAATCCGTATAGTACCCATCATCCTCGATCGATTCCCAGACGCACAGGAGGTACGCTATGTTGAAGCGGTATGTACTGGCCGCACTCGTCGTCGGCTCCCTCGGAGCAGCGCCACTGACGAGCCACGCCGCAGCCTATTTTGACGGCGGCGGCACGATTGGCTCCGGCACCAGGAGCGACACCGTCAGTTGTAACGGCATGCTCGGCTCCGGCACCTGCGGCAGTATGGCATTCCTCGATGATCGCGGCTATTTCGGCTCTGGACACTAAACCCGCGCACAATGCCTCGATCAAGACCACGCCCCTGGAGTCGATCCGGGGGCGGAGCTTTATCGATTGTCGCATCGCGCGCATGCTGCTACAATCGAGGCTACCGGCTTCTTCACCACCGCGAAAGACAGGCTATGCTCTACGTTATTTTCAACCCGCATGCCCAGAAGGGCCATGCCGCGCAGCGCGAGCAGTCCGTCCGCACGGCTTTGCACAACGCCGATCTGTCCTTCAAGCTCGCGCGCACCGAGTATCCAGGGCACGCTCAACACCTCGCCGCCGCTGCCGCCGATCAGGATCACTACACCGCAATCGTCGCCGTGGGCGGTGATGGCACGATCAACGAGGTGGTCAACGGCTTGATCGGCTCGTCGCTGCCGCTGGGACTGATCCCGATCGGCACCGGCAACGATCTGGTTAAGATGCTCGAGCTGCCGTCGAATCGACCGCTGGTAGCGGCAGAGCGTCTGCGCCGTGGCGCGCTGCGCCCGGTAGATGTCGGGGTGGCGAATGGACGGGCCTTTATCAATGGGCTGGGCTGTGGCTTCGATGCTCAGGTTGCGGTCGAGAACCAGCGTCCGACGCGGCTGCGCGGCTTCGCGGTCTATCTGGCGGCACTGCTGCGGGCGCTGAAGCACTATCAGTCACCGCCGATGCGCGTCTGCTTCGACGGACAGACGATCGAGCGGCGGATGCTGCTGACCACCGTCGGCAACGGGCGCTGCCACGGCGGCGGCTTCTGGGTCACACCCGACGCGCGCATCGATGACGGCCTGTTCGACCTGTGCCTCTGCGACGCGCTGCGGCTCGATGAGATCGTGCGCTACATTCCCAAGGTGATCAGAGGCACGCACACCCGGCTCAAGCAGGTGCGCATGGCTCGCGCAGCGCACGTGACGATCGAGTCGGTGACGCCGGTGCCGGTGCATGTGGACGGCGAGATCCTGGGCACGGCGCTTCAGCAGGTGGAGGTCGAGATCAGGCCGGGCGCGCTCAATTTGCTGGCCTGACGCCCGGCTGCTCGGCGTAGCCGCCCGTCGGCGCGACCGCCACGCTGCCGCTCGGCTGCCGCCGCCGCGCCAGCTCAGCCAGCGTGTGCTCGTGCTGCTCCCTGGTGATCGGAAAGCGATACACCAGGAACACGCCCGCCAGCAGCAGCAGCGCCGGAAGCGGCCCCACCAGCAGCCGGATCGCAAAGAGCGTGCTTG encodes the following:
- a CDS encoding diacylglycerol kinase family protein translates to MLYVIFNPHAQKGHAAQREQSVRTALHNADLSFKLARTEYPGHAQHLAAAAADQDHYTAIVAVGGDGTINEVVNGLIGSSLPLGLIPIGTGNDLVKMLELPSNRPLVAAERLRRGALRPVDVGVANGRAFINGLGCGFDAQVAVENQRPTRLRGFAVYLAALLRALKHYQSPPMRVCFDGQTIERRMLLTTVGNGRCHGGGFWVTPDARIDDGLFDLCLCDALRLDEIVRYIPKVIRGTHTRLKQVRMARAAHVTIESVTPVPVHVDGEILGTALQQVEVEIRPGALNLLA